From a single Serratia surfactantfaciens genomic region:
- a CDS encoding carboxylate/amino acid/amine transporter, which produces MLLLVITTILWAFSFSLIGEYLAGHVDSWFSVLMRIGLAALVFLPFLRWRNIKPRVILLYMLVGACQLGIMYLFSFRAYLYLTVPEFLLFTVLTPLYITLIYDLLSGRRLRWGYVFSALLAVLGAAIIRYHQLSEHFWWGLLLVQAANISFAIGMVGYKRLMEVHPLPQHTAFSWFYLGAAVVAVVAWCLWGNPQQLPTTHLQWGVLIWLGVVASGLGYFMWNYGATQVDAGTLGIMNNMHVPAGLLVNLAIWQQQPHWPSFIIGGAVIVASLWVHRRWVAPKQNG; this is translated from the coding sequence GTGCTGCTCTTGGTTATCACCACCATTTTGTGGGCGTTCTCTTTCAGCCTGATCGGCGAATATTTGGCGGGCCATGTCGACAGCTGGTTCTCGGTGCTGATGCGCATCGGGCTGGCGGCGCTGGTATTCCTGCCGTTTCTGCGCTGGCGCAATATCAAACCCAGGGTGATCCTGCTGTATATGCTGGTGGGCGCCTGCCAACTGGGCATCATGTACCTGTTCAGCTTCCGCGCCTATCTCTACCTGACGGTGCCGGAGTTCCTGCTGTTTACCGTGCTGACGCCGCTGTACATCACGCTGATCTATGATTTGCTGAGCGGCCGGCGCTTGCGCTGGGGCTACGTATTCAGCGCGTTGTTGGCGGTGCTGGGTGCGGCGATCATCCGCTATCACCAGTTGAGCGAGCACTTCTGGTGGGGGCTGCTGTTGGTGCAGGCGGCGAACATCAGCTTCGCCATCGGCATGGTCGGCTATAAGCGCCTGATGGAAGTGCACCCCTTGCCGCAGCACACCGCATTTTCCTGGTTCTACCTGGGGGCGGCGGTGGTGGCGGTGGTGGCCTGGTGCCTGTGGGGCAATCCGCAACAGCTGCCGACCACTCACCTGCAGTGGGGCGTGCTGATCTGGCTGGGCGTAGTGGCGTCGGGGCTGGGTTATTTCATGTGGAACTACGGCGCGACGCAGGTGGATGCCGGCACGCTCGGCATCATGAACAATATGCATGTGCCGGCCGGGCTGTTGGTCAACCTGGCTATCTGGCAACAGCAGCCGCACTGGCCGAGTTTTATCATCGGCGGAGCGGTGATCGTCGCTTCGCTGTGGGTGCACCGCCGCTGGGTGGCGCCGAAACAGAACGGCTAA
- the metR gene encoding HTH-type transcriptional regulator MetR translates to MIELKHLRTLQALRSSGSLAGAAAQLHQTQSALSHQFSDLEQRLGFKLFVRKSQPLRFTAQGEILLQLAEQVLPQISQALQACHEPHQTTLRIAIECHSCIQWLTPALDNFRRRFPQVVMDFTSGVTFDPQPALQQGELDLVMTSDILPRSGLHYSPMFDFEVRLVLAPDHPLAGKPHIEPEDLSDETLLIYPVQRQRLDIWRHFLQPAGVSPALKNVDNTLLLIQMVSARMGIAALPHWVVESFEQQGLVVTKTLGDGLWSRLYAAVRDGEQRQTVTEAFIRSARQHACDHLPFVRDAARPGATGAKALAAGV, encoded by the coding sequence ATGATCGAACTGAAACATTTACGGACGCTGCAGGCCCTGCGCAGCAGCGGTTCGCTGGCGGGGGCGGCGGCCCAACTTCATCAGACGCAGTCTGCCCTGTCGCACCAGTTCAGCGATCTTGAGCAACGTCTGGGCTTCAAGCTGTTCGTGCGCAAGAGCCAGCCGCTGCGCTTCACCGCCCAGGGCGAGATCCTGCTGCAGCTGGCGGAACAGGTGCTGCCACAAATCTCACAGGCGCTGCAGGCCTGCCACGAGCCCCATCAGACTACGCTGCGCATCGCCATCGAATGCCACAGCTGCATTCAGTGGCTGACGCCGGCGCTGGACAATTTCCGCCGGCGTTTCCCACAGGTGGTGATGGACTTCACCTCCGGCGTCACTTTCGATCCGCAGCCGGCTTTACAGCAGGGCGAGCTGGATCTGGTGATGACGTCGGATATTCTGCCGCGCAGCGGCCTGCACTATTCGCCGATGTTCGATTTCGAGGTGCGTCTGGTGCTGGCGCCGGATCATCCGCTGGCCGGCAAGCCGCACATCGAACCGGAAGACTTGAGCGATGAAACGCTGTTGATTTACCCGGTGCAGCGCCAGCGGCTGGATATCTGGCGGCATTTCCTGCAGCCGGCGGGCGTCAGCCCGGCGTTGAAGAACGTCGATAACACGCTGCTGCTGATCCAGATGGTATCGGCGCGGATGGGGATTGCGGCGCTGCCGCACTGGGTGGTGGAGAGCTTCGAACAGCAAGGCCTGGTGGTGACCAAAACCCTGGGCGACGGCCTGTGGAGCCGGCTGTACGCCGCCGTGCGCGACGGCGAGCAGCGCCAAACGGTGACTGAAGCCTTTATCCGCTCGGCCCGTCAGCACGCCTGCGATCATCTGCCGTTTGTGCGCGACGCCGCACGCCCCGGCGCAACCGGCGCCAAAGCGTTGGCGGCCGGCGTATAA
- a CDS encoding dienelactone hydrolase family protein, translating to MKTEHVMTLEQAQGGFAPAAAPLAASAIITDEQGIHAGQTTIPSQGDALPAYVAKPAEHNGPFPIVLVVQEIFGVHEHIQDLCRRLAKQGYLAIAPELYFRQGDANDYTDIGELFQQLVTKVPDRQVLSDLDHAAHWAIRHGGDAGKLAITGFCWGGRITWLYAAHNPQLKAAVAWYGKLVGEKTLNSPKHPVDVATHLSTPVLGLYGGQDSSIPLETVETMRQAIRAANADAEIVVYPGVGHAFNADYRPSYNAEAAQDGWQRMLAWFAQHGVK from the coding sequence ATGAAAACCGAACATGTGATGACATTAGAACAGGCTCAGGGGGGATTCGCCCCGGCCGCCGCGCCGTTGGCCGCCTCCGCGATTATCACCGATGAACAGGGCATTCACGCCGGGCAAACGACCATCCCTTCTCAGGGAGACGCGCTGCCGGCCTACGTCGCCAAACCCGCCGAGCATAATGGCCCCTTCCCCATCGTGCTGGTGGTGCAGGAAATTTTCGGCGTACATGAACATATTCAGGATCTGTGCCGCCGCCTGGCGAAACAGGGCTATCTGGCGATCGCGCCCGAGCTCTATTTCCGCCAGGGCGACGCCAATGACTACACCGATATCGGCGAGCTGTTCCAGCAACTGGTGACCAAGGTGCCGGATCGCCAGGTGCTGTCGGATCTGGACCACGCCGCGCACTGGGCCATCCGCCACGGCGGCGACGCCGGCAAGCTGGCGATCACCGGCTTCTGCTGGGGCGGCCGCATTACCTGGCTGTATGCGGCGCACAACCCGCAGTTGAAGGCGGCGGTCGCCTGGTACGGCAAGCTGGTGGGTGAAAAAACGCTGAATTCACCGAAGCATCCGGTCGATGTCGCAACGCACCTGTCGACGCCGGTGCTGGGGCTGTATGGCGGGCAGGACAGCAGTATTCCGCTGGAGACGGTGGAAACCATGCGTCAGGCGATCCGCGCCGCCAACGCTGATGCTGAAATCGTGGTGTACCCCGGCGTCGGGCACGCGTTCAACGCCGACTATCGCCCCAGCTACAACGCCGAAGCGGCGCAGGACGGTTGGCAGCGCATGCTGGCGTGGTTCGCCCAGCACGGCGTCAAGTAA
- a CDS encoding DedA family protein — protein sequence MSLNDVINWVSDVVRQHEGWAIPIIFFLAFGESLAFLSLLLPATVILLALGALIGESGIAFWPIWAAAAVGAFFGDWLSYWIGYHYQDRVAHMWPLSRNPQLLARGHAFFERWGVLGIFIGRFFGPLRAVVPLVGGICGMPQRYFQLANVTSAMIWAFGILAPGAFGIKWLSQWLG from the coding sequence TTGAGCCTCAATGACGTTATCAACTGGGTCAGCGACGTCGTGCGTCAGCACGAAGGCTGGGCCATTCCCATCATTTTTTTCCTGGCGTTCGGCGAGTCGTTGGCGTTTTTGTCGCTGCTGTTGCCGGCCACGGTGATCCTGCTGGCGCTGGGTGCGCTGATCGGCGAAAGCGGAATCGCCTTTTGGCCGATTTGGGCCGCCGCCGCCGTCGGGGCGTTTTTCGGTGACTGGCTCTCTTACTGGATCGGCTACCACTATCAGGATCGCGTGGCCCATATGTGGCCGCTGTCGCGCAATCCGCAGTTGCTGGCGCGCGGCCACGCGTTCTTTGAACGCTGGGGCGTGCTGGGCATTTTCATCGGCCGCTTCTTCGGCCCGCTGCGCGCCGTGGTGCCGCTGGTGGGCGGCATTTGCGGCATGCCGCAGCGCTACTTCCAACTGGCCAACGTCACGTCGGCGATGATCTGGGCGTTCGGCATTCTGGCGCCGGGGGCATTCGGCATCAAGTGGCTCAGCCAGTGGCTGGGTTGA
- the udp gene encoding uridine phosphorylase: MSQSDVFHLGLTKNDLQGAQLAIVPGDPQRVEKIAKLMENPVHLASHREFTTWRAELDGKAVIVCSTGIGGPSTSIAVEELAQLGIRTFLRIGTTGAIQANINVGDVLVTTAAVRLDGASLHFAPMEFPAVADFACTTALVEAAKASGATTHIGVTASSDTFYPGQERYDTYSGRVVSRFKGSMEEWQAMGVMNYEMESATLLTMCASQGLRAGMVAGVIVNRTQQEIPNAETMKNTESKAVQIVVDAARRLL; the protein is encoded by the coding sequence ATGTCTCAGTCTGACGTTTTTCATCTCGGCCTCACCAAGAACGATTTACAAGGGGCCCAGCTTGCCATCGTGCCGGGCGATCCGCAGCGCGTAGAGAAGATTGCCAAGCTGATGGAAAATCCGGTGCATCTGGCCTCCCATCGTGAATTCACCACCTGGCGCGCGGAGCTGGACGGCAAGGCGGTGATCGTCTGCTCCACCGGCATCGGCGGCCCGTCTACCTCTATCGCGGTGGAAGAGCTGGCGCAGCTGGGCATCCGCACCTTCCTGCGCATCGGCACCACCGGCGCCATTCAGGCGAACATCAACGTCGGTGACGTGCTGGTCACCACGGCGGCGGTACGCCTCGACGGCGCCAGCCTGCACTTTGCGCCGATGGAGTTCCCGGCGGTCGCGGACTTCGCCTGCACCACCGCGCTGGTGGAAGCTGCCAAAGCCAGCGGCGCGACCACCCACATTGGCGTAACCGCCTCTTCCGATACTTTCTACCCGGGCCAGGAACGTTACGATACCTACTCCGGCCGCGTGGTCAGCCGTTTCAAAGGCTCGATGGAAGAGTGGCAGGCGATGGGCGTGATGAACTATGAAATGGAATCCGCCACGCTGCTGACCATGTGCGCCAGCCAGGGCCTGCGCGCCGGCATGGTGGCTGGGGTGATCGTCAACCGCACCCAGCAAGAGATCCCGAACGCCGAGACCATGAAAAACACCGAAAGCAAAGCGGTGCAGATCGTGGTGGACGCCGCTCGTCGCCTGCTGTAA
- a CDS encoding tyrosine-protein phosphatase: MTAQILLHPSLAPLDGGINFRDFGGNGVADGRRIKRGLLFRSGSLERLTENDCAFLAGVPVRSVLDYRDADEVQAKPDILWNGADYHHVPANPLSSEVNANLEKLTNETLAAFDARAFMLELYRRLPFGNAAYQRLAQLLSNPGGGAIVQHCAVGKDRTGVGSALVLFALGADEATVLEDYLLTETTLAAFREQMLDQLSIKLNAAALEQFAYVLSAREEFLMTALGCIRQQYGSTDRWLEAEYGLGAAQREALQAFYLE, from the coding sequence ATGACCGCCCAGATCCTGCTTCATCCTTCGCTTGCGCCGCTCGACGGTGGCATCAATTTCCGTGACTTCGGCGGCAACGGCGTGGCCGATGGGCGCCGCATCAAGCGCGGCCTGCTGTTTCGCTCCGGTTCCCTCGAGCGGCTGACGGAAAACGACTGCGCCTTTCTCGCCGGTGTGCCGGTGCGTTCGGTGCTGGACTATCGCGATGCCGACGAAGTGCAGGCCAAGCCGGATATTCTGTGGAATGGTGCCGACTATCATCACGTGCCGGCCAACCCGCTGAGCAGCGAAGTCAACGCCAACCTGGAGAAGCTCACCAACGAAACGCTGGCCGCTTTCGACGCCCGCGCGTTCATGCTGGAACTGTATCGCCGCCTGCCGTTCGGCAATGCGGCCTATCAGCGGCTGGCGCAGCTGCTGAGCAATCCTGGCGGTGGCGCCATCGTGCAGCATTGCGCGGTCGGCAAGGATCGCACCGGTGTCGGCTCGGCGCTGGTGCTGTTCGCGCTGGGTGCCGACGAAGCGACCGTGCTGGAAGACTATCTGCTGACCGAAACCACGCTGGCCGCTTTCCGCGAGCAGATGCTGGATCAGCTGTCTATCAAGCTGAATGCGGCGGCGCTGGAGCAATTCGCCTACGTGCTCAGCGCGCGTGAGGAGTTCCTGATGACCGCGCTGGGCTGCATCCGTCAGCAATACGGCTCCACCGACCGCTGGCTGGAGGCGGAATACGGTCTGGGCGCGGCACAGCGCGAAGCGCTGCAGGCGTTCTACCTCGAGTAA
- the metE gene encoding 5-methyltetrahydropteroyltriglutamate--homocysteine S-methyltransferase produces the protein MGNMTMAILNHTLGFPRVGLRRELKKAQESYWAGNSTQEELLAVGRELRARHWQQQQQAGVDLVPVGDFAWYDHVLTTSLLLGNVPARHQNADGSIDLDTLFRIGRGRAPTGEPAAAAEMTKWFNTNYHYMVPEFQQGQQFKLGWTQLLDEVDEALALGHRIKPVLLGPVTYLWLGKVKGEPFDRLSLLKDILPVYQQVLAELAKRGVEWVQIDEPALVLELPQAWLDAFKPAYDALQGQVKLLLTTYFDSVGHNLDTIRTLPVQGLHVDLVAGHDDIAALSAALPQEWLLSLGVINGRNVWRADLSRWFERLQPLVGRRPLWIGTSCSLLHSPIDLSVESRLDEEVKSWFAFALQKCTELALLTAALNAPDAAKQAELDAYSAPIRARRQSSRVHNAQVERRLAAITAQDSERHSAYAERARAQRERFNLPAWPTTTIGSFPQTTEIRGLRLDFKQGRLDGSNYRTSIGEHIKQAIVEQERLGLDVLVHGEAERNDMVEYFGENLDGFVFTQNGWVQSYGSRCVKPPVIIGDVSRPEAITVEWAKFAQSLTDKPVKGMLTGPVTILCWSFPREDVTREAIAKQIALALRDEVEDLEKAGIGIIQIDEPALREGLPLRQSDWAAYLNWAVDAFKLNAAVARDDTQIHTHMCYCEFNDIMDSIAALDADVITIETSRSDMDLLEAFKEFEYPNEIGPGVYDIHSPNVPSVEWIEALLRKAAQNIPAERLWVNPDCGLKTRGWPETRQSLANMVLAAQRLREQA, from the coding sequence ATGGGGAATATGACGATGGCAATTTTGAATCACACACTGGGTTTTCCTCGCGTTGGGCTGCGACGTGAGCTGAAAAAAGCTCAGGAAAGCTACTGGGCTGGCAACTCAACGCAGGAAGAGCTGTTGGCGGTTGGCCGCGAGCTGCGCGCTCGCCATTGGCAACAGCAACAGCAGGCCGGGGTGGATTTGGTGCCGGTCGGCGATTTCGCCTGGTACGATCATGTGTTGACCACCAGCCTGCTGTTGGGCAACGTGCCGGCGCGCCATCAGAATGCGGATGGCTCGATCGATCTGGACACGCTGTTCCGCATCGGCCGAGGCCGCGCACCGACCGGCGAGCCGGCGGCCGCGGCGGAAATGACCAAATGGTTCAACACCAACTACCACTACATGGTGCCTGAGTTCCAGCAAGGTCAGCAGTTCAAGCTGGGCTGGACCCAGCTGCTGGACGAAGTGGACGAAGCGCTGGCGCTTGGTCACCGCATCAAACCGGTGCTGCTTGGCCCGGTGACCTATCTGTGGCTGGGTAAAGTGAAGGGCGAGCCGTTCGATCGCCTGTCGTTGCTGAAAGACATTCTGCCGGTTTACCAGCAGGTGCTGGCCGAGCTGGCGAAACGCGGCGTCGAGTGGGTACAAATTGACGAGCCTGCGCTGGTGCTGGAGTTGCCGCAGGCCTGGCTGGATGCCTTTAAACCGGCTTACGACGCGCTGCAGGGGCAGGTGAAACTGCTGCTGACCACTTACTTCGACAGCGTCGGCCACAACCTCGACACTATTCGCACGCTGCCGGTGCAGGGGCTGCACGTCGATCTGGTCGCCGGCCATGACGATATCGCCGCGTTGAGCGCCGCATTGCCGCAAGAGTGGCTGCTGTCGCTGGGCGTGATCAACGGCCGCAACGTTTGGCGCGCCGATCTGAGCCGCTGGTTCGAACGTCTGCAACCGCTGGTGGGCCGCCGCCCGCTGTGGATCGGCACCTCCTGTTCACTGCTGCACAGCCCGATCGATCTGAGCGTGGAAAGCCGTCTGGACGAAGAAGTGAAGAGCTGGTTCGCCTTCGCGTTGCAAAAATGTACCGAGCTGGCGCTGCTGACTGCGGCGCTGAACGCGCCCGACGCGGCGAAACAGGCCGAACTGGACGCCTACAGCGCGCCGATCCGCGCCCGCCGTCAGTCGAGCCGTGTACACAATGCGCAGGTTGAGCGCCGTCTGGCCGCTATCACCGCGCAGGACAGCGAGCGCCACAGCGCTTACGCCGAGCGCGCCAGGGCGCAGCGCGAACGTTTCAACCTGCCGGCCTGGCCGACCACCACCATCGGTTCGTTCCCGCAGACCACCGAGATCCGCGGCCTGCGCCTGGACTTCAAGCAGGGCCGTCTGGACGGCAGCAACTACCGCACCAGCATCGGTGAGCACATCAAACAGGCGATCGTTGAGCAGGAGCGCCTCGGGCTGGACGTGCTGGTGCACGGTGAAGCCGAGCGCAACGACATGGTGGAATATTTCGGCGAGAACCTGGACGGCTTCGTGTTTACCCAGAACGGCTGGGTGCAGAGCTACGGTTCCCGCTGCGTGAAGCCGCCGGTGATCATCGGCGATGTCAGCCGCCCGGAAGCCATCACCGTCGAATGGGCCAAATTCGCCCAGTCTCTGACCGACAAGCCGGTAAAAGGCATGTTGACCGGGCCGGTGACCATCCTGTGTTGGTCGTTCCCGCGTGAAGACGTGACCCGCGAAGCGATCGCCAAGCAGATTGCGCTGGCACTGCGTGACGAGGTGGAAGATCTGGAAAAAGCCGGCATCGGCATCATTCAGATCGACGAACCTGCGCTGCGCGAGGGGCTGCCGCTGCGTCAATCCGATTGGGCCGCCTATCTGAACTGGGCGGTGGACGCCTTCAAGCTGAACGCCGCCGTGGCGCGGGATGATACCCAGATCCACACCCACATGTGTTATTGCGAGTTCAACGACATCATGGACTCCATCGCCGCGCTGGACGCCGACGTGATCACTATCGAGACCTCGCGTTCCGATATGGATCTGCTGGAAGCCTTCAAAGAGTTCGAATACCCGAACGAAATCGGGCCGGGCGTCTACGACATCCACTCGCCGAACGTGCCGAGCGTGGAATGGATTGAAGCGTTGCTGCGTAAAGCCGCGCAGAATATCCCGGCTGAACGCCTGTGGGTTAACCCGGATTGCGGCCTGAAAACCCGCGGCTGGCCGGAAACCCGCCAGTCGCTGGCCAACATGGTATTGGCGGCGCAGCGCCTGCGCGAGCAGGCGTGA
- the rmuC gene encoding DNA recombination protein RmuC, protein MDTSLIYGIGGVAIGMLLGWLIASLRVQQTHAQHETELRLLEQALQQAQQETAARQETLQRHEQQLRQSELELRNLHSQLAAGHEKLQQLNHWRNECELLNQELRAQREVNSAQEAELREVTIRLEETRMAAEEKQRLLINSEQRLTTQFENLANRIFEHSGRKVDEQNKQSLDRLLLPLREQLDGFRRQVQDSFGQEARERHTLTHEIRNLQQLNAQMAREAINLTKALKGDNKTQGNWGEVVLSRVLEASGLREGHEYETQVNVRVDHQSRMQPDVIVRLPQGKDVVIDAKMSLIAYERYFNGEDEVEREAALSEHIASLRGHIRMLGRKDYQQLPGLRSLDYVLMFIPVEPAFLLAIDREPELISEALKHNIMLVSPTTLLVALRTITNLWRYEHQSQNAQRIADRAAKLYDKMRLFVDDMSALGQSLDKAQGSYRQAMNKLSEGRGNLIGQIEGFRALGVEVKRPINPLLAQQAGAQHDEAEEANDDDVAALPQTNDDDDTAGEPGFVSHG, encoded by the coding sequence GTGGATACCAGTCTGATTTATGGGATTGGCGGCGTAGCGATCGGCATGCTGTTGGGGTGGCTGATCGCCAGTCTGCGGGTGCAGCAGACGCATGCGCAACATGAAACCGAGCTGCGGTTGCTGGAGCAAGCGTTGCAGCAGGCGCAGCAGGAAACGGCGGCGCGGCAGGAAACGCTGCAGCGCCACGAGCAACAGCTGCGCCAGAGCGAGCTGGAGCTGCGCAATCTGCACAGCCAACTGGCGGCCGGGCATGAGAAGCTGCAACAGCTCAACCATTGGCGCAACGAATGCGAACTGCTCAATCAGGAGCTGCGTGCCCAGCGCGAGGTCAATAGCGCGCAAGAAGCCGAACTGCGCGAAGTCACCATCCGTCTGGAAGAGACGCGCATGGCGGCGGAAGAGAAGCAACGCCTGCTTATCAACAGCGAACAGCGGCTCACCACCCAGTTTGAAAATCTCGCCAACCGCATTTTTGAACACAGCGGCCGCAAGGTTGACGAGCAAAATAAGCAAAGTCTGGATCGTTTACTGTTGCCGCTGCGCGAACAGCTGGACGGTTTCCGCCGTCAGGTGCAAGACAGCTTTGGCCAGGAGGCGCGGGAGCGCCACACGCTGACGCACGAGATACGCAATCTGCAGCAGCTGAACGCGCAGATGGCGCGCGAGGCCATCAACCTCACCAAGGCGCTGAAAGGCGACAACAAGACGCAGGGCAACTGGGGCGAGGTGGTATTGAGCCGGGTGCTCGAGGCCTCAGGCCTGCGCGAAGGGCACGAATATGAAACGCAGGTCAACGTGCGGGTGGATCACCAGAGCCGCATGCAGCCCGATGTCATCGTGCGTCTGCCGCAGGGCAAGGATGTAGTGATCGACGCCAAGATGTCGCTGATCGCCTACGAGCGCTATTTTAACGGCGAAGACGAGGTGGAGCGCGAAGCGGCGCTGAGCGAACATATCGCCTCGCTGCGTGGCCACATCCGCATGCTGGGCCGCAAGGACTACCAGCAATTGCCGGGGCTGCGCTCGCTGGATTATGTGTTGATGTTCATTCCGGTCGAACCCGCCTTCCTGCTGGCTATCGATCGCGAACCGGAGCTGATCAGCGAAGCGCTCAAGCACAACATCATGCTGGTCAGCCCGACCACGTTGCTGGTGGCGCTACGCACCATCACCAATCTGTGGCGCTATGAACATCAGAGCCAGAACGCCCAACGCATCGCCGATCGCGCGGCGAAACTGTATGACAAGATGCGGCTGTTCGTGGACGATATGTCCGCGCTGGGGCAGAGCCTGGACAAGGCTCAAGGCAGTTATCGTCAGGCGATGAACAAACTGAGCGAAGGCCGTGGTAATCTTATTGGCCAAATTGAAGGTTTTCGCGCGTTGGGGGTTGAGGTCAAACGGCCGATCAACCCGCTGCTGGCGCAGCAAGCCGGCGCGCAACACGATGAAGCGGAAGAGGCGAACGACGACGATGTCGCCGCGCTGCCGCAGACGAACGACGATGATGATACCGCCGGGGAACCGGGCTTCGTTTCGCACGGCTGA